GGTTTAATGTACCTGATGTTTGTGAGCGGGCTGGTTTTGTGGCTGATTTATGGCTTATTGATTGAGGATACTGCCGTCAGCATGGCGAACTTTTTGACACTGTTGTTCGCCTTGCCGATTCTGGTTATCAAATCTCGTAATGGGTAGGGCAGACTGCCGGATAAGCGTGAGCGCTATCCGGCAGTCTTTAACTGTCTGTTGTGCCAGCCCGCCAATACCAGCACCGTTGTCAATGCGCCGAGCAGGGCGCAAAACATATCCGACTGGGTATCCCACGGGTCGCCTTGCGTACCGAGAAAATCATCCGCTCCCTGACCCATTGCCAGCGCCGCCCACCATTCGATCAGTTCATACATTGCGCTAATTGCCAGCGCCACGCAGCAGACCAAAAATGCCAGCATCTTGCGACCACGAACAATATTGCCGCGCACTAAAATTTCTCTTGCCGTCAGAGCAGGCACCAGCCCCTGGAAGAAGTGACCCAGTTTGTCATAGGGGTTACGACTGAGATCCAGCCATTCCTGAACCTGAAAACCGACGGGGACTTTGGCGTAGGTATACATACCGCCGACCATCAGAATGATGGCGTGCAAGAAAATGAGCGTGTAGAGCAATGGCGTCAGCGGATAGCGCTTCATGGTTGCCAGCAACAGCGGGACGACAATAATGACCGGCGTGACTTCCATCAGCCAGGTGATTTTCTCCGAGGCAGAGATTCCGGTGTAGATAAGGATCAGCGCCAGCAGCAGCGCGCCAGAGTACAAAATGGTGGAGTTCAGTGTGCGGAGCATTGCGAATTCACAAGTCATGGAAAAGGTTACTATTCCCTGTGAGCGGCAAAAATTCAACGCCAGTAAATGGGGGGATAAAGATGGCCCGGGGGGATCACTGGACTGACGCCAAAAAACAGGTGTCAGACCAGTGCCGGGCCGAATGGGTTACTTCGCGCAGTTAGCGCATTGTTTGCTGACGATTTGCTGGAAGAAATCGTTGCCTTTGTCATCGACCAGAATGAAAGCCGGGAAATCTTCTACTTCGATTTTCCAGATAGCTTCCATACCCAGCTCCGGGTATTCCACGCATTCCAGATGTTTAATGCTCTGCTGCGCCAGTACCGCTGCCGGACCGCCAATGCTGCCTAAATAGAAACCGCCGTGTTTGTGGCAGGCGTCAGTCACCTGCTGGCTACGGTTACCTTTTGCCAACATGATCATGCTGCCGCCGTGAGACTGCAGCAGGTCAACATAGGAGTCCATACGACCCGCGGTGGTTGGCCCTAAAGAGCCGGACGGATAACCCGCAGGCGTTTTGGCCGGACCCGCGTAGTAGATCGGATGATCTTTTACGTACTGCGGCAGACCTTCGCCGGACTCAATACGTTCTTTTAGCTTCGCGTGGGCAATATCGCGACCAACAATGATGGTGCCGCTCAGCGACAGACGGGTTGAAACCGGGTACTGAGAGAGCTGGGCGAGGATCTCTTTCATTGGGCGGTTAAGGTCAACTTTAACCACTTCACCTTCACCCGCCTGGCGCAGGGATTCCGGAATGTACTGAGCTGGGTTATGTTCCAGTTTTTCGATCCAGATCCCTTCGCGGTTAATTTTGGCCTTGATGTTACGGTCTGCGGAGCAAGAGACGCCCATACCAACTGGGCAGGACGCGCCGTGGCGAGGCAGGCGGATCACGCGGATATCGTGTGCGAAGTATTTCCCGCCGAACTGAGCGCCGAGGCCGAGTTTTTGCGCTTCTTCCAGCAGTTCCTGTTCCAGTTGCAGATCGCGGAACGCCTGGCCGTGAGCATTACCTTCAGTAGGCAGTGCGTCATAGTAGTGCGTGCTGGCCAGCTTCACCGTTTTAAGGGTGCTTTCTGCTGAAGTGCCGCCAATGACGAATGCGATGTGGTACGGCGGGCAAGCTGCGGTACCCAGCGTACGCATTTTCTCAACCAGGAAGTTTTTCAGTTTGCCGGGAGTCAGCAGCGCTTTGGTTTCCTGATACAGGTAGGTTTTGTTCGCTGAACCGCCGCCTTTGGCCACGCACAGGAATTTGTATTCGTCACCGTCCACGCTGTACAGATCGATTTGCGCGGGCAGGTTGGTGCCGGTATTCACTTCTTTGTACATATCCAGCGCCGCGTTTTGCGAGTAGCGCAGGTTATCTTCAATATAGGTATTAAATACGCCTTTGGAGAGGGCAGCTTCGTCGCCGCCACCGGTCCAAACGCGTTGACCTTTTTTACCCATGATAATTGCCGTACCGGTGTCCTGGCAGGTTGGCAACACGCCTTTAGCGGCGATTTCGGAGTTTCTCAGGAACTGCAGCGCCACGTACTTGTCGTTTTCGCTGGCTTCGGGATCATGGAGAATTGAGGCGACTTGCTGTTGGTGTTCTGGGCGGAGCATGAAGGAGGCATCGTGGAAGGCTTGCTGGGCCAGTAGCGTAAGTGCTTCAGGGGCTACTTTCAGGATTGTTTCGCCTTCAAACTCGCCGACGCTGACGTGATCGGATGTCAGCAGGTAGTACTCAGTTTTGTCTTCCCCCAGTGGGAAAGCTGCCTGGTAAGTGAATTCAACTTTTGACATTTGCTTCCAGCCTTTTCATTTTTCTCAGGAATTTTAAAATTCTCTGTGTCTTAACGGTGGCGTGCCGTACCAACGTGGACGGCACGCGAACTGTAATTACAAGAAACCGTACATGGCGGCGAAGATCCAACCAAAGACACAGGATACGCTTACGCCGATCAAACCAGGCAGAATGAAGCTGTGGTTGATAACGAAGCGGCCGATGTGGGTGGTGCCAGAGCGGTCAAACTGAATAGCCGCCAGGTCGCTCGGGTAGGTCGGCAGAATGTAGTAACCGTAACATGCCGGAGCGGAAGCCACGATGTACGCAGGATCAACCCCGATTGCCAGCGCGACCGGAACAATCGCTGCCAGCGCCGCTGCCTGTGAGTTTACAAATTTGGAAACCAGCAGCAGAACAATTGCATAGGCCCACGGATACTCTTTCACCATATTGCCCAGCACACCTTCGATTTCTGTCATGTGCGCGCCGAACATTGTTTCGGCCATCCAGGCAATACCGTACACCGCCACAATCGCGATCATACCGGAACGGAAGACTTCGTTTTTAGATATTGAAGCGGGATTGGTCTTCGTCAGGATAATAATCAGCGCACCGGTCAGCAGCATGAACATCTGGATGACCAGTACCATTGACAGCGGTTTGCCGCTGAAGGTAGGACGCAGCTCAGAGAACGCACCAAGTACGGCAACAACGGCGATAGCGGCAAGGAAGATCCACATAGCCAGCCAGTTGCTTTTCGGCAGTTTTTTGTCTAACAGCGTGGCGGTATCGCCATATACATAGTTGTGGTTTTCAGGTACGGAAATGAACTTCTGGAACTCTTCATCTTTATCCAGATCTTTACCGCGGAACCAACTGAAGATACCAATCGCCAGGATACCCAACAGGGTAGACGGGATAGTGATGCTGAGCAGATCGAGGAATTCGAGATGCTTGCCTTCAAACGTTACGTTACCCAGCATTGCCACCAGTGACACAACGGCTACGGAAACCGGGCTGGCGATAATCCCCATCTGCGCACCGATAGAACTCGCCGCCATCGGACGTTCCGGGCGAATATTGTTCTTAATGGCAACGTCATAAATAATTGGCAGGATGGTGTATACCACGTGGCCTGTACCGCAGAGAATCGTCAGGGTGCAGGTAACAAACGGGGCGACGATGGAAACGTATTTTGGGTTACGGCGCAGCAGCTTTTCAGCGATTTGCAGCATAACGTCAAGGCCGCCGGAGGCTTGCAAGGTTGCCGATGCGGCCACCACGGCGATAATAACCAGCATGACATCTACAGGTGGTTTACCCGGCTGGAGATGGAAAACGAAAACCAGAATGACCAGGCCAATACCGCCTAATAAACCCAGCGCGATACCGCCCTTTCTGGCACCATAAAACAAACATATTAATATTATGAGAAGTTGTATACTAAATAACATTTTATTTACCCTCGCGAAAAACCCAGTCAATTTTTGAAAAATGGATCTGTGCCACATTCTTTTTTGCCAGAATAGGCATCAAAAAATGGTCAGTATTCGATATGTCCGTATTTGCGATTAATGTTCAAATGTCTTGCTAGAGTGTTTTTTTAAAGTTATGGCGATATTTAGCTTTTTTCTGTGGCTTTGATCAGAGGAGAGAATCCTCAGGCGATGGGAAGCAGAGCTTGACGTGGAGAGCTGCGGTTGACGCTGTAATTTATCTTTTTTGCGTTGCCCGCTATTACATGAGCCATCGACAGAATGGGTGAGTGGTTTATTTATGTGATCACGCTCACGCCATTTCATGATGTGATGAGATTGGCG
The Citrobacter arsenatis DNA segment above includes these coding regions:
- a CDS encoding SemiSWEET transporter, producing the protein MEWHSWIGYLAASLTTLSFLPQAIKVITTRNTQGISGLMYLMFVSGLVLWLIYGLLIEDTAVSMANFLTLLFALPILVIKSRNG
- the fumA gene encoding class I fumarate hydratase FumA; the protein is MSKVEFTYQAAFPLGEDKTEYYLLTSDHVSVGEFEGETILKVAPEALTLLAQQAFHDASFMLRPEHQQQVASILHDPEASENDKYVALQFLRNSEIAAKGVLPTCQDTGTAIIMGKKGQRVWTGGGDEAALSKGVFNTYIEDNLRYSQNAALDMYKEVNTGTNLPAQIDLYSVDGDEYKFLCVAKGGGSANKTYLYQETKALLTPGKLKNFLVEKMRTLGTAACPPYHIAFVIGGTSAESTLKTVKLASTHYYDALPTEGNAHGQAFRDLQLEQELLEEAQKLGLGAQFGGKYFAHDIRVIRLPRHGASCPVGMGVSCSADRNIKAKINREGIWIEKLEHNPAQYIPESLRQAGEGEVVKVDLNRPMKEILAQLSQYPVSTRLSLSGTIIVGRDIAHAKLKERIESGEGLPQYVKDHPIYYAGPAKTPAGYPSGSLGPTTAGRMDSYVDLLQSHGGSMIMLAKGNRSQQVTDACHKHGGFYLGSIGGPAAVLAQQSIKHLECVEYPELGMEAIWKIEVEDFPAFILVDDKGNDFFQQIVSKQCANCAK
- the dcuB gene encoding anaerobic C4-dicarboxylate transporter DcuB; its protein translation is MLFSIQLLIILICLFYGARKGGIALGLLGGIGLVILVFVFHLQPGKPPVDVMLVIIAVVAASATLQASGGLDVMLQIAEKLLRRNPKYVSIVAPFVTCTLTILCGTGHVVYTILPIIYDVAIKNNIRPERPMAASSIGAQMGIIASPVSVAVVSLVAMLGNVTFEGKHLEFLDLLSITIPSTLLGILAIGIFSWFRGKDLDKDEEFQKFISVPENHNYVYGDTATLLDKKLPKSNWLAMWIFLAAIAVVAVLGAFSELRPTFSGKPLSMVLVIQMFMLLTGALIIILTKTNPASISKNEVFRSGMIAIVAVYGIAWMAETMFGAHMTEIEGVLGNMVKEYPWAYAIVLLLVSKFVNSQAAALAAIVPVALAIGVDPAYIVASAPACYGYYILPTYPSDLAAIQFDRSGTTHIGRFVINHSFILPGLIGVSVSCVFGWIFAAMYGFL
- a CDS encoding DUF2238 domain-containing protein — its product is MLRTLNSTILYSGALLLALILIYTGISASEKITWLMEVTPVIIVVPLLLATMKRYPLTPLLYTLIFLHAIILMVGGMYTYAKVPVGFQVQEWLDLSRNPYDKLGHFFQGLVPALTAREILVRGNIVRGRKMLAFLVCCVALAISAMYELIEWWAALAMGQGADDFLGTQGDPWDTQSDMFCALLGALTTVLVLAGWHNRQLKTAG